From the Lathyrus oleraceus cultivar Zhongwan6 chromosome 4, CAAS_Psat_ZW6_1.0, whole genome shotgun sequence genome, one window contains:
- the LOC127138791 gene encoding autophagy-related protein 8i: MGKMKSFKQEFSLDERRKESQSILVKYPDRVPVIIEKYSKTDLPELDKKKYLVPRDMSVGQFIHILSSRLSLTQGKALFIFVKNTLPQTASLMNSIYQTYKDEDGFLYMCYSSEKTFG; encoded by the exons ATGGGCAAGATGAAGTCCTTCAAACAAGAATTCTCACTCG ATGAACGACGCAAGGAATCACAAAGCATCTTAGTTAAATATCCAGATCGAGTTCCT GTCATCATTGAGAAATATTCTAAAACAGACCTACCTGAATTGGACAAGAAGAA GTATTTGGTTCCGCGGGATATGTCAGTTGGGCAGTTTATTCACATTTTAAGTAGTAGGCTAAGTTTGACGCAGGGAAAAGCTCTATTTATTTTTGTGAAAAACACGCTACCTCAAACCG CTAGTCTTATGAACTCCATCTACCAAACTTACAAGGATGAGGATGGGTTTCTGTATATGTGTTACAGCAGCGAGAAAACATTTGGTTAA
- the LOC127138789 gene encoding MATH domain and coiled-coil domain-containing protein At3g58220, with product MDTKDDGIFRSIVEASPAHYIMKIQSFSLLTKNSIERYESGKFEAGGLKWKLVLYPSGNKSKNVKDHISLYLVLEESSSLQPGWEIYVNFKLFLFDHNNDNYLVVQDAVKKERRYHRMKLEWGFDQFIPLKDFNLDSKGYLVDDICAFGAEVFICRERNTGKGESLTMMKDALPYKNVWEIKDFSKLDSECCDSEPFNVGNYKWQIKLYPKGRGIELGKYLALYLTLANPTALSPGSKIYTQSTLRIFDQKQGKHQIGKAINWFSASSHEHGFLGFLLISNFTSQYSGFLVKDTCYVDAEVTVLGVVDALS from the exons ATGGATACCAAAGATGATG GTATTTTTAGATCTATAGTAGAAGCTTCACCAGCTCATTATATAATGAAAATACAATCATTTTCACTCCTCACTAAAAATTCTATTGAGAGATATGAATCCGGTAAATTTGAAGCTGGAGGTCTTAAATG GAAGTTAGTTTTGTACCCAAGTGGAAACAAGAGCAAGAATGTAAAGGATCATATTTCACTATACTTGGTGCTGGAAGAATCAAGCTCACTTCAACCTGGTTGGGAAATTTATGTtaatttcaagttgtttttgttTGATCACAACAATGACAACTACCTAGTTGTCCAAG ATGCTGTGAAAAAGGAAAGAAGATATCATAGAATGAAACTAGAATGGGGTTTTGATCAATTTATTCCTCTCAAGGATTTCAATCTTGACTCTAAAGGTTATCTGGTGGATGATATATGTGCATTTGGAGCAGAGGTTTTCATTTGCAGGGAAAGAAACACAGGTAAAGGAGAATCTTTGACAATGATGAAGGATGCCTTGCCCTACAAGAATGTTTGGGAgatcaaggacttctcaaagttggATTCAGAATGTTGTGACTCTGAACCATTCAATGTTGGAAACTACAAGTG GCAGATAAAACTTTATCCCAAAGGAAGAGGCATTGAATTGGGCAAATATCTTGCTTTATACCTAACTTTAGCTAACCCAACAGCCCTTTCACCAGGTTCCAAAATATATACACAGAGTACACTTCGCATATTTGATCAAAAGCAAGGCAAACATCAAATTGGGAAAG CTATTAACTGGTTTAGTGCCTCAAGTCATGAACATGGTTTTTTAGGATTTCTTTTGATCAGTAATTTCACCAGTCAATACTCTGGGTTTCTGGTGAAGGACACTTGCTATGTAGATGCTGAGGTTACAGTTCTTGGAGTTGTTGATGCTTTGTCCTGA
- the LOC127138790 gene encoding signal recognition particle 19 kDa protein, protein MEGELPSVKKWIVLYPVYINSKKTVAEGRRIGISKSCENPTCAEIGDCCSYLKLPFAIEIDKAYPRDFMQRGRVRVLLKKEDGTLINPSISSRKQLMLCIAEMVPRHHGRTKKQEAASASTATAGPSNKSGKGGKKRR, encoded by the exons ATGGAAGGTGAATTACCAAGCGTAAAGAAATGGATTGTGTTGTATCCTGTTTATATAAATTCCAAAAAGACTGTAGCTGAAGGAAGACGAATCGGCATCTCCAAATCATGTGAAAACCCTACTTGTGCAGAAATTGGGGATTGCTGCAGTTATCTTAAACTTCCTTTTGCGATCGAG ATAGATAAGGCTTACCCTCGTGATTTCATGCAAAGAGGGCGAGTTAGGGTTTTGCTGAAAAAGGAAGATGGAACTCTCATTAATCCATCAATTTCTTCCA GAAAGCAACTAATGTTGTGCATTGCCGAGATGGTCCCTAGACATCATGGAAGAACCAAGAAGCAGGAGGCCGCATCAGCATCAACTGCAACTGCTGGACCTTCCAACAAATCTGGGAAAGGTGGGAAAAAAAGAAGATAA